A window of the Deinococcus gobiensis I-0 genome harbors these coding sequences:
- a CDS encoding metallophosphoesterase family protein, which translates to MRLAVIADIHGNADALRAVLADIGRRGADRIVVNGDVVNRGPDSVEVMRLLLERPDVTFTLGNHDDLLRLWQSRSAALPADWFTDPFWGATAWSAEQLDRAGLLDVPQDWPMTLTLREAGLPDVLVAHGSPDHYRESLSDRTAPERVAELAAGSGAGVLVASHIHRQADARFGPVRVLNTGSVGSPADGDPRAGYLLLTATPQGWQAELRRVPYDRAGVLGRFESSGLLRTGLSAEIFRDEVLTARSLYTPYWSWTESRAAPRDAASWAEFGRRFGAPGT; encoded by the coding sequence ATGCGCCTCGCCGTCATTGCGGATATCCACGGCAATGCCGACGCCCTGCGCGCGGTGCTGGCCGACATCGGGCGCAGGGGCGCGGACCGGATCGTCGTCAACGGCGACGTGGTGAACCGGGGGCCGGACTCGGTCGAGGTCATGCGCCTGCTGCTGGAACGCCCCGACGTGACCTTTACCCTGGGCAACCACGACGACCTGCTGCGGCTGTGGCAGTCGCGCAGCGCCGCGCTGCCGGCCGACTGGTTCACCGATCCCTTCTGGGGCGCGACCGCCTGGAGCGCCGAGCAGCTCGACCGCGCCGGTCTGCTGGACGTGCCGCAGGACTGGCCCATGACCCTGACGCTGCGCGAGGCGGGCCTGCCCGACGTGCTCGTCGCGCACGGCTCGCCCGACCACTACCGCGAGAGCCTGAGCGACCGCACCGCCCCCGAGCGCGTGGCCGAGCTGGCGGCCGGGTCGGGCGCGGGGGTGCTGGTGGCCTCGCACATCCACCGGCAGGCCGACGCCCGGTTCGGGCCGGTGCGGGTCCTGAACACCGGCTCGGTCGGCTCGCCCGCCGACGGCGACCCGCGCGCCGGGTACCTGCTGCTCACGGCCACGCCGCAGGGCTGGCAGGCCGAATTGCGCCGCGTGCCCTACGACCGCGCCGGGGTGCTGGGGCGCTTCGAGAGCAGCGGCCTGCTGCGCACCGGCCTGAGCGCCGAGATCTTCCGCGACGAGGTGCTCACGGCCCGCAGCCTCTACACGCCCTACTGGTCCTGGACCGAGTCGCGCGCCGCGCCCCGTGACGCCGCGAGCTGGGCCGAATTCGGCCGCCGTTTCGGGGCGCCCGGCACCTGA